The stretch of DNA CGCCGTCTCCTCGGTCGGGGTGTGGCTCTTCCACGTCCTGGTCGCACGCGGGGTCAGGGACGCCGCGGTGATCAACCAGATCGTCACCGTCTGCAAGATCCTGCCGATCGTCCTGTTCATCGTGGTGCTGCTGTTCTCCGTGGACACCGGCGTCTTCTCGCAGAACTGGTTGGCCTCCGACTACGGCCTGGGCAGCCTCAACGACCAGGTCCGCAACACCATGATCATCACGACCTTCGTCTTCATCGGGGTCGAGGGCGCCAGCGTCTACTCCCGCTATGCCCGGCGGCGCGAGGACGTCGGACGGGCGACAGTGCTCGGGTTCTTGAGCGTGCTGTGCCTGTTCGCGCTGGTCACGCTCGCGTCGTACGCCGTCGCCAGTCAGCCCGAGATCGCCGCCACCCGGCAGCCCTCCATGGTCGGCATCTTCTCCGGCGAGGTCGGCCACTGGGGCGAGATCTTCATCAGCGTCGCCGCCATCGTCTCGGTGCTGGGCGCCTACCTCGCCTGGACGCTGATGGCCGCCGAGGTGGTGTACAACCCGGCCCGCGCCGAGGACATGCCGCGCTTCCTGGGCCAGGAGAACGAGCAGGGTGTGCCGATCACGGCCCTGGTGGTCACCTCGCTCGGCATCCAGGCCCTGCTCGGGCTGACCCTGTTCGTCACCGACGCGCTCGACTTCATGCTCGACTTCTCCACCGTGCTGGCGCTGGTGCCCTACCTGCTCTCGGCCGCCTACGCGCTCAAGCTGGCACTGACCGGTGAGGCCTACCAGGGCGTCCCGCCAGGGGTACGCCGCCGCGAGACCATCGTGGCCGGCGCCGCCACCGCCTACACGCTGTTCCTCTTCGACGCCGCCGGGCTGCGGTTCATCCTCTTCGCCACCATCATCCTGGCGCCGGCGACGCTGCTCTACGTCAAGGCACGCAGCGAGACGGCGCGCCGGATCTTCAGCCCCGTCGAGATCTGCCTGTGCGCGCTCATCGTCCTGGGGGCGGCCGTCGGCGTGCTCGGGCTCGCCACCGGCCGCTTCGAGGTCTGACCTCCCCTCCCACCGAAAGGCACCGACATGACCGCTTCGCCACCGGCATCCCTCGCCGCGTCGTACGGCGTCCACTCCGAGGTGGGCCGGCTGCGCAAGGTGCTGGTGTGCGCCCCCGGGCTGGCCCATCGCCGGCTCACCCCCAGCAACAGCGACGAGCTGCTGTTCGACGACGTGCTCTGGGTGGAGAACGCCCAGCGCGACCACGCCGACTTCGTCAACAAGATGGTCCAGCGCGGCATCGAGGTGGTCGAGCTGCACGCGCTGCTCGCCGAGACCCTCGATGTACCGGGGGCTCGGGACTGGCTGCTCGACCGCAAGATCGAGCCCAACCACGTCGGGCTCGGCCTGGTGGAGGGCACCCGCGCCTTCCTGGAGTCGCTGGAGAGCCGTCGACTCGCCGAGCTGCTGATCGGTGGAATGGCCGTGGGCGACCTGCCGGAGGACTTCCGGTCCGACTACGTGGCGCTGGTGCGCGAGGCGACCGGCGCGCGGGAGTACCTCATGCCGCCGCTGCCGAACACGCTCTACACCC from Nocardioides sp. BP30 encodes:
- a CDS encoding basic amino acid/polyamine antiporter, which encodes MSSAAIGEVAVPAPAQPDARMGVGTLTAMVVGGMVGAGVFSLPARFGVATGILGSLIAWAVAGTGMLMLAFVFQNLAIRKPELDSGVYIYAKAGFGDYVGFNSAIGFWASTVAGNTFYWVFLCATLGTFTDSFGDGDTFLAVAVSSVGVWLFHVLVARGVRDAAVINQIVTVCKILPIVLFIVVLLFSVDTGVFSQNWLASDYGLGSLNDQVRNTMIITTFVFIGVEGASVYSRYARRREDVGRATVLGFLSVLCLFALVTLASYAVASQPEIAATRQPSMVGIFSGEVGHWGEIFISVAAIVSVLGAYLAWTLMAAEVVYNPARAEDMPRFLGQENEQGVPITALVVTSLGIQALLGLTLFVTDALDFMLDFSTVLALVPYLLSAAYALKLALTGEAYQGVPPGVRRRETIVAGAATAYTLFLFDAAGLRFILFATIILAPATLLYVKARSETARRIFSPVEICLCALIVLGAAVGVLGLATGRFEV